The Virgibacillus phasianinus genome includes a window with the following:
- the fabD gene encoding ACP S-malonyltransferase: MKQVAFMFPGQGSQDIGMGKEFYEAYPEIKEMYQETDRVLNLSLSDIMFNGPKETLTATQNAQPALLLSSIAVHTLLLKSEIQPVMAVGHSLGEYSALVAAGAISLEDAVQLVQTRGKLMEEAFPSGKGAMAAVLGLTVEKVKETLSALETDEIVDLANINCPGQIVISGSKEGIEQATPVLKENGAKRVLPLNVSGPFHSRLMKAANEKFAGKLGAVSITDATIPVYANVTASPVTKHEEIKDLLIQQLYSPVRFEESIRNMIDKGVDAFVEVGNGKVLSGLVKKIDRTIPTFAIQNPKSMEEFITWYREET, from the coding sequence ATGAAACAAGTGGCATTTATGTTCCCTGGTCAGGGATCACAGGACATAGGAATGGGTAAAGAATTTTATGAGGCTTACCCTGAAATAAAGGAAATGTACCAAGAAACAGATCGCGTTTTAAACTTATCATTGTCTGACATCATGTTTAATGGACCTAAAGAAACGTTGACAGCTACGCAAAATGCACAGCCGGCTTTATTGCTAAGCAGTATAGCGGTTCATACCCTTTTATTAAAATCGGAAATTCAGCCGGTTATGGCGGTAGGACATAGTCTTGGTGAATACAGTGCACTTGTTGCAGCAGGAGCAATTTCACTTGAAGATGCTGTTCAACTGGTTCAGACACGCGGAAAATTAATGGAAGAGGCTTTTCCATCCGGTAAGGGGGCAATGGCTGCGGTATTGGGGCTGACTGTTGAGAAGGTAAAAGAAACATTATCTGCATTAGAAACAGATGAAATCGTTGATCTGGCAAATATCAACTGCCCTGGACAAATCGTTATTTCTGGTTCAAAAGAAGGAATCGAACAGGCCACACCTGTATTGAAGGAAAATGGAGCAAAACGGGTTTTACCATTGAATGTTAGCGGACCATTTCATTCCAGATTAATGAAAGCAGCAAATGAAAAGTTTGCAGGAAAACTAGGAGCGGTCTCCATCACCGATGCCACTATCCCTGTGTATGCGAATGTTACAGCATCGCCGGTTACCAAGCATGAGGAGATTAAAGATCTGCTAATTCAACAACTGTATTCTCCCGTACGCTTTGAGGAATCAATCCGTAATATGATTGATAAGGGTGTAGATGCATTTGTTGAGGTGGGCAATGGAAAGGTATTAAGTGGATTAGTTA
- the plsX gene encoding phosphate acyltransferase PlsX, whose product MKLAIDAMGGDNAPGEIVLGAMDAIKAIKELEIVLIGDNEKIKPYLSNETRISVLHTEEVITSEDEPVRAVRKKKNASLVLMAKEVKEGRCDACISAGNTGALMAAGLFGVGRISGVDRPALSPTLPTIDGKGFLLLDVGANVDAKAHHLLQYGIMGSIYTEKVRGIINPTVGLMNVGTEDGKGNDLTKKAFALLKDAPINFVGNVEARDLLAGAADVVVTDGFSGNIALKSIEGTAETMFHMLKETFMSSLKTKIAAGIVKSDLKGLQGKLDYSEYGGAGLFGLAAPVIKAHGSSNRRAIHNAIKQACHMVDYRVTETIKETISTVDIDKGEKE is encoded by the coding sequence ATGAAGTTAGCCATTGATGCTATGGGCGGGGACAATGCCCCAGGCGAGATTGTTTTGGGTGCGATGGACGCCATTAAGGCTATCAAGGAACTAGAAATCGTATTAATAGGGGATAATGAAAAGATTAAACCTTATTTGAGTAATGAAACCAGGATAAGTGTTTTACATACAGAAGAAGTAATTACGAGCGAGGATGAACCAGTACGGGCCGTTCGAAAAAAGAAAAATGCATCACTTGTATTAATGGCAAAGGAAGTGAAAGAAGGACGTTGTGATGCCTGTATATCAGCAGGCAACACCGGGGCATTAATGGCCGCCGGATTATTTGGCGTCGGTCGTATATCAGGTGTCGACCGGCCTGCACTCAGTCCAACATTACCAACAATTGACGGCAAAGGATTTTTATTGCTTGATGTTGGGGCGAATGTGGACGCCAAGGCACACCATCTTCTTCAATATGGAATAATGGGATCTATTTATACGGAAAAGGTTCGAGGTATTATAAATCCAACCGTGGGATTAATGAATGTTGGGACTGAGGACGGGAAAGGAAACGATTTGACAAAGAAAGCATTTGCATTACTAAAAGATGCGCCAATTAATTTCGTTGGAAACGTCGAAGCCAGGGATCTATTGGCCGGTGCAGCGGACGTTGTTGTAACCGATGGATTCAGTGGCAATATTGCCTTGAAATCTATCGAGGGCACCGCTGAAACAATGTTTCACATGCTTAAAGAAACCTTTATGTCTTCACTAAAGACAAAAATTGCTGCGGGGATAGTTAAAAGTGACTTAAAGGGATTGCAGGGAAAGCTGGATTACAGCGAATATGGCGGGGCTGGTCTTTTTGGACTTGCTGCCCCAGTGATTAAAGCACATGGTTCTTCTAATCGACGAGCAATTCACAATGCAATTAAACAGGCTTGTCATATGGTTGACTATCGTGTAACAGAAACAATCAAAGAAACCATATCAACTGTCGATATCGATAAGGGGGAAAAAGAATGA